The Styela clava chromosome 2, kaStyClav1.hap1.2, whole genome shotgun sequence genome contains a region encoding:
- the LOC120336115 gene encoding solute carrier family 22 member 15-like isoform X1 has product MNNIDETLNNEVGSVSSRAYIFLSSLAFLFSLSKPPDVILLVFSAAPSTAFDDNPHAQGAETIVSQWDLTEDRSWIPGFLQSIFYVGFMPGTIVFGQLSDRYGRKKISVIGYILVLIFQVITGFCQNWQQFAVCRAISGFLVGGLSVVTTILIQETTGSKLWVLNGALGAIGFTANMLAFLWVAYLYPSWRQMYFITTIPGILGFVFLYIVPESPRWLLSRGKPDSAEKVMQKLSRWNGSPQTEYALLPGNAKEHQDKGHQNENRLMLQQNYEYAQQEQNASRDEEGSIIDLIRKPVLRYRAAILSLQWFTASFVFYGITLGSGSFSSNFYVAYLISGLGQLPSIPFTIYLMERSWAGRRRTLVCFMGLAALCMFVMYIVSFGQDRSNYKLTLLVFGKLGICGAFDLIYVYTAELFPTVVRNVGLGSMSFCARVGGVIAPFLANLAVFSGSNDPFLAFGIVGLLSSVFAAFLPETRAKLIPNTFEEAELQEEDNDENSCNSITC; this is encoded by the exons atgaataatattgatGAGACTCTTAATAATGAAGTGGGGTCGGTCTCCAGTCGAGCGTATATTTTTCTCTCTTCGTTGGCTTTCCTTTTTTCG ttgtCGAAACCCCCTGATGtgattttattggtgttttctgctGCGCCGTCGACAGCCTTTGATGACAATCCACACGCTCAGGGCGCAGAAACCATTGTTTCTCAG TGGGATTTAACTGAAGATCGCAGTTGGATACCAGGCTTCcttcaatcaattttttacgTAGGTTTTATGCCTGGGACTATCGTTTTTGGACAATTATCCGATCGCTATGGAAGAAAGAAAATTTCGGTTATAG gatACATATTAGTTCTGATATTTCAAGTTATCACTGGATTTTGTCAAAATTGGCAACAATTTGCAGTATGTAGAGCTATATCAGGCTTCCTTGTTGGCGGTTTAAGTGTTGTGACAACTATACTTATACAAGAAACTACGGGATCGAAGCTTTGGGTCCTGAACG GTGCTCTCGGTGCAATAGGATTCACGGCAAATATGTTAGCATTTCTATGGGTTGCCTATCTTTATCCTAGTTGGAgacaaatgtattttattacaacTATACCGGGAATTCttggatttgtttttttata CATTGTCCCAGAGTCGCCGCGTTGGCTGTTGTCTCGCGGTAAACCAGACAGCGCAGAAAAAGTGATGCAAAAACTATCAAGGTGGAATGGATCGCCCCAGAcag aATATGCTCTTCTGCCGGGGAACGCGAAAGAACACCAAGATAAGGGCCATCAAAATGAAA ATCGTCTGATGCTACAGCAAAATTATGAATATGCACAACAAGAGCAAAATGCCTCAAGAGACGAGGAAGGCTCAATTATAGATTTGATAAGAAAACCTGTATTGCGATACAGAGCAGCCATTTTAAGTTTACAATG GTTCACCGCAAGTTTTGTATTTTACGGCATAACACTGGGTTCTGGATCATTCagttcaaatttttatgttgcATATTTAATATCGGGATTAGGTCAACTTCCATCAATACCTTTTACGATTTATCTCATGGAGAGAAGTTG GGCTGGTAGAAGACGAACGCTGGTCTGCTTCATGGGTTTAGCTGCACTGTGTATGTTTGTCATGTACATCGTTTCCTTTGGCCAag ATCGCTCAAACTACAAATTGACACTTTTGGTTTTCGGAAAACTGGGAATCTGCGGAGCTTTTGATCTTATTTACGTATATACTGCAGAACTCTTTCCAACAGTTGTGAGAAACGTTGGACTGGGCTCAATGTCGTTCTGTGCAAGAGTTGGTGGTGTAATTGCTCCATTTTTAGCAAATCTTGCG GTGTTTTCTGGATCGAATGACCCATTTCTTGCCTTTGGTATTGTGGGATTATTGAGCAGTGTTTTTGCTGCTTTCCTCCCTGAAACCCGAGCCAAGTTAATTCCGAACACTTTTGAAGAAGCCGAACTACAAGAAGAAGACAACGACGAGAATAGTTGTAATTCGATAACATGCTAA
- the LOC120336091 gene encoding lambda-crystallin homolog — MAKVGIVGSGLIGKSWAMLFASAGYQVLIYDVDEDQLSRAIESIGTQLDEFEKSGLLRGKLSAKEQLKLIKTSRNLGDVVVNSKHVQECVYEDLSLKQKVFKEICKYCNSDETVLCSSTSCIMPSKLFVGLERVSQCIIAHPCNPPSLCPLTEIVPHPETSQAVRQRTRDLMEEIGQVPVLLNKEIDGFALNRIQYSVINECWRLVQAWYMTTEDVDKVMTAGMGMRYAFIGPFETCHLNAEGTVQYMDKYAEGIKRVSSTFGPTPEYDKDSVAKINQEICQKVPDTREQLEQRRKWRDNGLAELAKLKKQLPE; from the exons ATGGCCAAAGTTGGAATTGTTGGAAG TGGTTTGATTGGAAAAAGTTGGGCGATGTTATTTGCTTCTGCTGGATATCAAGTTTTAATATATGATGTTGATGAAGATCAGCTCAGTAGAGCAATCGAATCTATCGG AACTCAACTGGATGAATTTGAAAAGTCTGGATTATTGAGAGGAAAACTCAGTGCAAAAGAACAACTGAAGTTGATAAAAACATCAAGAAATCTTGGTGATGTTGTAGTAAATTCCAAACATGTTCAG GAATGTGTATATGAAGATTTGAGTTTGAAGCAAAAGGTGTTCAAGGAAATATGCAAGTATTGCAATAGTGATGAAACAGTACTATGCAGTTCAACGTCTTGTATCATGCCATCAAAATTGTTTGTTGGATTGGAAAGAGTGTCACAATGCATTATAGCCCATCCA TGTAATCCGCCGTCATTGTGCCCGCTGACAGAGATTGTGCCGCATCCTGAAACATCACAAGCTGTGAGGCAGCGCACTCGAGATTTAATGGAAGAAATTGGCCAAGTTCCAGTTTTATTAAACAAGGAAATAGATGGTTTTGCTCTGAATCGAATACAATATTCAGTCATCAATGAATGCTGGAGATTAGTACAGGCAT GGTATATGACAACAGAAGATGTTGATAAGGTAATGACTGCTGGCATGGGAATGAGATATGCATTCATTGGACCATTTGAAACTTGCCATCTCAACGCTGAag GTACTGTACAATACATGGATAAATATGCTGAAGGTATAAAAAGAGTTTCTTCGACATTTGGCCCAACACCAGAGTATGATAAGGATTCTGTTGCTAAAATTAACCAG GAAATTTGTCAGAAAGTCCCAGATACGAGGGAACAACTTGAGCAAAGGCGTAAATGGAGAGACAATGGTCTCGCTGAGCTGGCTAAGCTGAAGAAGCAACTACCAGAGTAG
- the LOC120336115 gene encoding solute carrier family 22 member 15-like isoform X2, translated as MPGTIVFGQLSDRYGRKKISVIGYILVLIFQVITGFCQNWQQFAVCRAISGFLVGGLSVVTTILIQETTGSKLWVLNGALGAIGFTANMLAFLWVAYLYPSWRQMYFITTIPGILGFVFLYIVPESPRWLLSRGKPDSAEKVMQKLSRWNGSPQTEYALLPGNAKEHQDKGHQNENRLMLQQNYEYAQQEQNASRDEEGSIIDLIRKPVLRYRAAILSLQWFTASFVFYGITLGSGSFSSNFYVAYLISGLGQLPSIPFTIYLMERSWAGRRRTLVCFMGLAALCMFVMYIVSFGQDRSNYKLTLLVFGKLGICGAFDLIYVYTAELFPTVVRNVGLGSMSFCARVGGVIAPFLANLAVFSGSNDPFLAFGIVGLLSSVFAAFLPETRAKLIPNTFEEAELQEEDNDENSCNSITC; from the exons ATGCCTGGGACTATCGTTTTTGGACAATTATCCGATCGCTATGGAAGAAAGAAAATTTCGGTTATAG gatACATATTAGTTCTGATATTTCAAGTTATCACTGGATTTTGTCAAAATTGGCAACAATTTGCAGTATGTAGAGCTATATCAGGCTTCCTTGTTGGCGGTTTAAGTGTTGTGACAACTATACTTATACAAGAAACTACGGGATCGAAGCTTTGGGTCCTGAACG GTGCTCTCGGTGCAATAGGATTCACGGCAAATATGTTAGCATTTCTATGGGTTGCCTATCTTTATCCTAGTTGGAgacaaatgtattttattacaacTATACCGGGAATTCttggatttgtttttttata CATTGTCCCAGAGTCGCCGCGTTGGCTGTTGTCTCGCGGTAAACCAGACAGCGCAGAAAAAGTGATGCAAAAACTATCAAGGTGGAATGGATCGCCCCAGAcag aATATGCTCTTCTGCCGGGGAACGCGAAAGAACACCAAGATAAGGGCCATCAAAATGAAA ATCGTCTGATGCTACAGCAAAATTATGAATATGCACAACAAGAGCAAAATGCCTCAAGAGACGAGGAAGGCTCAATTATAGATTTGATAAGAAAACCTGTATTGCGATACAGAGCAGCCATTTTAAGTTTACAATG GTTCACCGCAAGTTTTGTATTTTACGGCATAACACTGGGTTCTGGATCATTCagttcaaatttttatgttgcATATTTAATATCGGGATTAGGTCAACTTCCATCAATACCTTTTACGATTTATCTCATGGAGAGAAGTTG GGCTGGTAGAAGACGAACGCTGGTCTGCTTCATGGGTTTAGCTGCACTGTGTATGTTTGTCATGTACATCGTTTCCTTTGGCCAag ATCGCTCAAACTACAAATTGACACTTTTGGTTTTCGGAAAACTGGGAATCTGCGGAGCTTTTGATCTTATTTACGTATATACTGCAGAACTCTTTCCAACAGTTGTGAGAAACGTTGGACTGGGCTCAATGTCGTTCTGTGCAAGAGTTGGTGGTGTAATTGCTCCATTTTTAGCAAATCTTGCG GTGTTTTCTGGATCGAATGACCCATTTCTTGCCTTTGGTATTGTGGGATTATTGAGCAGTGTTTTTGCTGCTTTCCTCCCTGAAACCCGAGCCAAGTTAATTCCGAACACTTTTGAAGAAGCCGAACTACAAGAAGAAGACAACGACGAGAATAGTTGTAATTCGATAACATGCTAA